From a single Bemisia tabaci chromosome 10, PGI_BMITA_v3 genomic region:
- the LOC109041899 gene encoding uncharacterized protein: MQHARLPVIFMTICLIQLFIRPTRPASLIPGAPDYVGSDDEVYCQTHDGYLKLPHFPIVWISSPIKRKMKPNGDYTCRLNEDAVKRFLDRHGVNFAEFKKKYNIGHLSLKYWMAHVQKSDIKLGYPPYKLDQLREEKRKAEALANKTYDEDGCKKHCEEKEGWIVEYRNGTKKDKGKDQGDHQNDIKPHGKGTDHGNHQNDIKSHGKGTDRGNQHNDNKTHDKGTDHGNQHTDFNPPRKLGLIHFTHARVTNDKKCLCELNQSEVQKCLVKQGKGRLSNNFAMLWGINHAQARQYLRDNGVDIGYAGTPKKVLGELVQGT, translated from the exons CGCCAGACTATGTGGGAAGTGACGACGAAGTCTACTGCCAGACACATGACGGGTACCTtaagttgccacattttccgATTGTCTGGATCTCGTCTCCTATCAAGAGGAAGATGAAACCCAACGGTGACTACACCTGCCGGTTGAACGAAGACGCCGTTAAGCGATTTCTAGACCGTCATGGTGTCAATTTCGCagaattcaagaaaaagtacaaTATAGGGCATCTTTCGCTGAAGTATTGGATGGCTCATGTGCAGAAATCGGATATAAAATTGGGGTATCCACCGTACAAACTCGACCAACTGAGGGAGGAAAAGAGAAAGGCCGAAG CTCTAGCCAACAAAACATACGATGAAGACGGCTGCAAGAAGCATTGCGAGGAGAAAGAGGGATGGATCGTCGAATATCGCAACGGGACAAAGAAAGACAAAGGGAAGGACCAGGGTGATCACCAAAATGATATCAAGCCTCACGGCAAAGGGACGGACCATGGTAATCACCAGAATGATATCAAGTCTCACGGCAAAGGGACGGACCGTGGTAATCAGCATAATGATAACAAGACTCACGACAAAGGGACGGACCATGGTAATCAGCATACTGATTTCAACCCTCCTCGGAAGCTTGGCCTAATCCATTTCACTCATGCCAGGGTAACCAACGACAAGAAATGCCTCTGCGAACTGAACCAAAGCGAAGTCCAGAAATGTTTGGTCAAACAAGGGAAAGGGCGTCTCAGCAACAACTTCGCGATGTTGTGGGGTATAAACCATGCCCAAGCCAGACAATATCTGAGAGATAACGGGGTCGATATTGGGTACGCAGGCACACCCAAAAAAGTCCTTGGCGAACTGGTTCAAGGAACCTAA